A genome region from Chryseobacterium sp. G0186 includes the following:
- a CDS encoding EamA family transporter: protein MKKSNMAIPATLLAIICVQGGASIAKQLFPAIGAIGTVTLRIVLSAILLTLINRPKFLQFNLQKWKYCAMYGTGLAAMNLIFYMAIQRIPLGLAVTVEFAGPLFLALALSRKLLDVIWALLACVGILLIVPWKSDHIDLLGLGLAFLAGIFWAVYIVMGGKVSKIMDGKDAVTTGMIFASLVIIPFTIWDGAVFNLTPTIFMKGLGVAILSSALPFSLEMMALKKLPAKTFSILMSLEPAFAALSGLVFLAEELTFLQWISIACVIVASIGTTIFSRVSHE, encoded by the coding sequence ATGAAAAAATCAAACATGGCAATCCCTGCCACACTGTTAGCTATTATTTGTGTACAAGGGGGAGCATCCATTGCCAAACAGCTTTTTCCGGCAATAGGAGCCATTGGTACGGTTACCTTAAGGATTGTACTTTCTGCCATTTTACTCACCTTGATTAACCGTCCCAAGTTTTTACAGTTTAATCTTCAAAAATGGAAGTATTGTGCCATGTACGGAACAGGGCTGGCGGCCATGAACCTTATTTTTTACATGGCTATTCAAAGGATACCATTAGGATTAGCGGTTACAGTGGAGTTTGCAGGACCTTTATTTCTGGCGTTGGCTCTCTCCAGGAAATTACTGGATGTTATTTGGGCATTGCTGGCCTGTGTAGGGATATTGCTTATTGTTCCCTGGAAAAGTGATCATATAGATTTGCTAGGGCTGGGGCTTGCTTTTCTTGCAGGAATATTTTGGGCCGTTTATATTGTGATGGGTGGGAAGGTTTCTAAAATAATGGATGGTAAAGATGCCGTTACCACCGGGATGATATTTGCGAGTCTGGTCATTATTCCTTTTACCATATGGGATGGTGCCGTTTTCAATCTTACACCTACTATCTTTATGAAAGGATTGGGGGTTGCCATTCTGTCAAGTGCCTTACCGTTTTCATTGGAAATGATGGCTCTCAAAAAACTTCCGGCAAAGACTTTTAGTATTCTGATGAGTCTGGAACCCGCTTTTGCGGCCCTTTCCGGATTAGTGTTTCTGGCAGAAGAACTCACTTTTTTACAGTGGATTTCCATTGCATGCGTTATTGTTGCCAGTATAGGAACTACTATTTTCAGTAGAGTTTCTCATGAGTAG